The following coding sequences lie in one Phaeodactylum tricornutum CCAP 1055/1 chromosome 12, whole genome shotgun sequence genomic window:
- a CDS encoding predicted protein: MEVASPLAFAAAASGQKRSLACSPQIMSTPNHGNYSETELADDSVQRSTKRRRFGETTIESLSNAFSSHSPFFQTNQLGTSCAAQSLKRLRPDGSSSPHQDISRVVEEQASLIDSLKSDKSNLEAALSSLTADHGRVAKENQLLRKAVNIQQDRHTQAVLEVKEARKNREEAEERIRKLEQMILSLRYHLQAQQTTIGNDFMGMRPPDVF, translated from the exons ATGGAAGTTGCATCACCCTTAGCCTTCGCTGCAGCAGCGTCAGGGCAAAAGCGGTCGTTGGCTTGCTCTCCGCAGATAATGAGCACCCCCAATCACGGAAATTACTCCGAAACGGAGCTTGCGGACGATAGCGTGCAGCGATCGACCAAGCGGCGTCGATTTGGAGAGACGACCATTGAATCCCTTTCGAATGCTTTCTCGTCCCACTCTCCTTTCTTTCAAACGAATCAGCTGGGAACAAGTTGTG CAGCCCAATCTCTCAAACGTCTACGGCCTGATGGCAGCTCTTCCCCGCATCAAGATATCTCCCGGGTAGTCGAAGAGCAAGCTTCTTTGATCGATTCCCTGAAGTCGGATAAATCCAACCTTGAGGCCGCCCTGTCTTCATTGACGGCAGATCATGGTCGGGTTGCTAAAGAGAACCAGCTTTTGCGTAAAGCTGTGAATATTCAACAAGATCGGCATACTCAAGCCGTTTTAGAGGTGAAGGAGGCTCGCAAAAATCGCGAAGAGGCGGAGGAACGAATTCGGAAGTTGGAGCAGATGATTTTGTCTCTGCGCTACCATCTGCAGGCTCAGCAGACCACTATTGGGAACGACTTTATGGGGATGCGACCACCGGATGTCTTCTAG
- a CDS encoding predicted protein: MVVRGGTIINISGASPVDDPEYRYKMPAVFGKIEGSGNGIKTVIPNITEVALSLHRQPGEVNKFFGTELGAQTRYSAETDRAVVNGAHMDAVLQDLMHRYIERFVLCPNCNLPETDYKIKNDAIWHKCAACGAKEMVDMSHKLCNYILAEDKKAKKDSKKSKKGDKDDKKKKDKKKDKDSDDEKKKKKDKKKSKDKKSKDKKEKNGDDEDEKDYIKEALEGGKTENNGLLNSDDEDSVSLASEAGVDDQGALLLAVEATKKYIAENSDVSDKELSEVVTNQQMASALKSHDKVHIIVRAALSAQFFKNKEIEKYSSAIYSITSGNKIMERHLIASLEALCIDKPKNFPVMIKQFYDEDALAEETILEWADEGRSEFTLPEVDEDVRATLRGEAEPVVVWLQEADSEDDSSDED, translated from the exons ATGGTGGTCCGTGGAGGAACTATAATTAACATTTCCGGTGCTTCGCCGGTAGATGATCCCGAGTATCGCTACAAGATGCCCGCGGTTTTTGGAAAGATTGAAGGGTCTGGGAATGGTATCAAGACAGTGATTCCCAACATCACTGAAGTGGCTCTTTCTTTGCACCGGCAGCCCGGCGAGGTCAACAAGTTTTTCGGAACGGAACTTGGCGCGCAGACGCGTTACAGTGCCGAAACGGATCGCGCTGTTGTAAATGGCGCGCATATGGACGCCGTTCTTCAGGATTTGATGCATCGTTACATTGAACGGTTTGTGCTATGCCCCAACTGCAACCTGCCTGAGACGGACTACAAAATTAAGAATGATGCTATTTGGCACAAGTGCGCAGCTTGTGGAGCTAAAGAAATGGTGGACATGAGCCACAAGCTCTGCAACTACATTCTTGCGGAggacaagaaagccaagaaagaCAGCAAGAAAAGTAAAAAGGGTGATAAG GAtgacaagaagaagaaagacaaaaagaagGACAAAGACAGCGAtgacgagaaaaagaagaaaaaggacaaaaagaagagcaaGGATAAGAAAAGCAAAGACAAGAAAGAGAAgaacggcgacgacgaagacgaaaagGATTACATCAAGGAGGCTCTCGAGGGTGGGAAAACGGAAAATAATGGTCTTTTgaacagcgacgacgaagacagcgTGTCTCTTGCCTCTGAAGCTGGCGTCGATGATCAGGGTGCCTTGCTGCTTGCTGTCGAAGCTACAAAAAAGTATATTGCGGAGAATTCCGATGTTAGTGATAAAGAGCTTTCTGAGGTCGTGACTAATCAACAAATGGCTTCAGCCCTCAAGTCGCACGACAAGGTCCATATTATCGTGCGTGCGGCGCTCTCCGCTCAATTCTTCAAAAACAAGGAAATCGAGAAGTATTCTTCGGCCATCTATAGCATCACGAGTGGCAACAAGATCATGGAACGTCATTTGATTGCGTCGCTCGAGGCCCTGTGCATCGATAAGCCCAAGAACTTTCCCGTCATGATCAAACAGTTTTATGACGAGGATGCCCTTGCTGAGGAAACAATTCTGGAATGGGCCGACGAAGGTCGCTCAGAGTTTACCCTACCAGAAGTGGACGAGGATGTTCGAGCTACACTTCGTGGAGAAGCTGAGCCTGTGGTTGTCTGGTTGCAGGAAGCCGATAGCGAAGACGATTCCAGTGACGAGGATTAG
- a CDS encoding predicted protein — MSDYGTELLRRQLNDLAKNPIDLVSVGLVDDSNLYDWEILVMGPDGTLFEGGFFKARLVFPHDFPNMPPTMTFTSEMWHPNVYEDGKVCISILHPPGEDAFNSQETAEERWRPILGVEQILVSVISMLSDPNDESPANLDAAVMWRNDKPAFKKKVRQIVRKSQEDC; from the exons ATGAGCGACTACGGAACAGAATTGCTTCGAAGGCAGCTTAATG ACCTTGCAAAGAACCCAATTGATTTGGTTTCGGTAGGTTTGGTAGATGATAGCAATCTGTATGACTGGGAAATTCTTGTAATGGGGCCAGATGGTACGCTATTCGAAGGAGGCTTTTTTAAAGCGCGTCTGGTATTTCCGCACGATTTCCCCAACATGCCACCAACTATGACGTTTACCTCCGAAATGTGGCATCCGAATGTTTACGAGGACGGGAAAGTTTGCATCTCCATTCTGCATCCACCTGGAGAAGATGCTTTCAACTCGCAGGAGACTGCCGAAGAGCGTTGGCGACCGATTCTCGGCGTAGAGCAGATTTTGGTATCGGTCATTTCGATGCTGTCCGATCCCAATGATGAGAGCCCCGCCAACCTCGACGCGGCAGTTATGTGGCGGAACGATAAACCGGCCTTCAAGAAGAAGGTGCGGCAAATTGTTCGCAAAAGTCAAGAAGATTGTTGA
- a CDS encoding predicted protein, whose product MSEQENTNISEVEAVAADDKGEETDDAQLDGDDEREHVAMSVDIITDYDDGEEDEVSIMEDPTENHDDEDDITVKSTGTDDEMASTSSPKPPKSVSTPENKSGKRSPRRSSVTGSSAKKGRTPSVAGLTIPFRTVKKAMKLDPDIPIVQNEAAIMTTVAAELFLKRLAKESHRNAKNRGRNTIRYEDVAEARTKSSALAFLETLLP is encoded by the coding sequence ATGAGTGAACAAGAGAATACAAATATCAGCGAAGTAGAGGCTGTGGCAGCGGACGACAAAGGAGAGGAAACCGACGATGCCCAGCtggatggcgacgacgagcgTGAACATGTGGCTATGTCGGTAGACATTATTACTGATTACGATGACGGggaggaagacgaagtcaGCATCATGGAGGATCCCACCGaaaaccacgacgacgaagatgataTAACAGTCAAGTCAACAGGaacggacgacgaaatggcGTCAACGAGCTCACCAAAACCACCAAAAAGTGTGTCGACTCCGGAAAACAAAAGCGGAAAGCGATCACCAAGGCGATCGTCGGTGACAGGAAGTTCGGCGAAGAAAGGACGAACGCCTTCAGTCGCTGGATTAACCATACCCTTCCGTACCGTCAAGAAAGCGATGAAACTGGACCCTGACATTCCGATTGTTCAAAATGAGGCTGCAATCATGACCACGGTTGCAGCCGAGCTTTTCTTGAAGCGACTAGCAAAAGAAAGCCACCGCAACGCCAAAAACAGAGGGCGGAATACAATTCGTTATGAAGATGTAGCTGAGGCTCGAACAAAGAGTTCTGCTTTGGCGTTTTTGGAAACTTTACTTCCTTGA
- a CDS encoding predicted protein: MATEEPKQKKIKRTSHEVEEEEEEERTEVATYPTDAPDFSSTIRINEEGDSFFELSKTRRVTVRQFKGTTLVDIREYYEKGDKLMPGKKGISLTLDQFNEFKDVIQSGLVDKALKKLE; this comes from the exons ATGGCCACAGAAgaaccaaaacaaaagaagataAAGAGAACGAGCCATGaggtggaagaagaagaagaagaagaaaggaCAGAAGTAGCCACATACCCAACGGATGCACCGGATTTTAGTTCGACGATTCGCATCAATGAAGAAGGAGATTCTTTTTTTGAACTTTCAAAGACGCGCCGTGTCACCGTGCGACAATTTAAAGGAACTACATTGGTTGATATCAGGGAG TATTACGAAAAAGGTGACAAATTGATGCCAGGAAAGAAAGGAATCAGCTTGACTCTGGATCAGTTCAACGAATTTAAGGACGTGATTCAAAGTGGATTGGTCGACAAAGCACTGAAAAAGCTTGAATAG
- a CDS encoding predicted protein, with amino-acid sequence MAEEQGTSDELDALIEEQRWDSAFVRLLANPDEAKKSRIRATPFELLDLVASLYPDAITMPDRRCNDTPLHLVCRQSQTSSKRVKALLAHLKDPDGVLIRNRFGGTSLHSAANHNATIETFRELVRTNSRIVRVATREGVYAVATLWHAYVQTIQGHMCIAHALKGDNISSEHFARFWEKAKFLASEYFRRTTACPEEIDNRTRFVLHGLIQCNVDISFFKIALKIEPGLAITPNAQGSLPLHILVKDRPYRLKERQAIVAALQAYPRAALIANKAGYTPLLIAIGSKLPWENGLDCIANAALSMIQRRDPLTGLFPFLLAASNGGPMSVSTTYHLLSARPDLLRPRDTAETNFHVQSSSLYG; translated from the exons ATGGCTGAAGAACAGGGCACAAGCGATGAGCTTGATGCTTTGATTGAAGAACAGCGGTGGGACAGCGCTTTCGTAAGATTGCTCGCCAACCCCGACGAAGCCAAGAAATCGCGAATCC GTGCAACTCCTTTTGAATTGCTAGATCTTGTGGCTTCTCTCTACCCTGATGCCATCACAATGCCAGATCGTCGCTGCAACGACACCCCTTTGCATCTTGTCTGTCGACAATCCCAAACATCTTCTAAGCGAGTGAAGGCCTTGCTGGCACATTTGAAGGATCCCGACGGTGTTCTCATTCGGAATCGATTTGGCGGGACGTCTTTGCACTCTGCAGCCAACCACAACGCAACGATTGAGACTTTTCGGGAGCTTGTCAGGACAAACTCCCGAATAGTTCGAGTAGCTACTCGGGAAGGTGTATACGCCGTGGCTACTCTTTGGCATGCTTATGTCCAAACCATTCAGGGACATATGTGCATAGCCCATGCCCTGAAGGGAGACAATATTTCTAGTGAACACTTTGCTCGATTTTGGGAAAAGGCTAAGTTTCTTGCCTCGGAATATTTCCGCCGTACCACAGCGTGCCCTGAGGAAATTGACAATCGAACAAGATTTGTTCTTCATGGTCTCATTCAGTGCAATGTAGACATCAGCTTTTTCAAGATCGCTCTCAAAATCGAGCCTGGTTTGGCAATAACGCCAAATGCTCAAGGAAGCCTGCCACTACACATTCTTGTCAAAGATCGTCCTTATCGTCTGAAAGAACGCCAGGCTATTGTGGCCGCTCTACAGGCGTATCCAAGAGCAGCTCTCATTGCAAATAAAGCGGGATATACACCACTCTTAATTGCTATCGGAAGCAAATTGCCCTGGGAAAATGGTCTTGATTGTATTGCGAACGCAGCTTTGAGCATGATCCAAAGGCGGGATCCTTTAACCGGTCTGTTTCCGTTCCTGCTAGCGGCGTCAAATGGAGGTCCAATGTCTGTTTCAACTACCTATCATTTGTTGAGCGCCCGTCCAGATCTACTCCGTCCGCGAGATACAGCTGAAACCAATTTCCATGTTCAGTCTAGTTCTCTGTATGGTTGA
- a CDS encoding predicted protein, which translates to MGDAISSLLFQPPPPTFLHPSRHFWLNTSHGSRIPAFFIERPNASVTILFSHGNAEDLGMIYDWFNDLARVLRVNIMAYDYTGYGKSNGHPSEEQCYQDIEAAYRYLTEVRRLQPEQVVLYGRSLGSGPSCYLASKTAKEGRSVGGVILQSPLLSAYRVAFNFRFTMVGDKFPNIDFASKIACPVFIVHGTQDEVVPFWHGQDLFLALKQEWRAKPFWVDGAGHNNIEAMLRSTGTFVAKLMEFLDLHVVARRGKIGPPLVVPECVPIALRELQGMLGRVR; encoded by the coding sequence ATGGGTGATGCGATCAGCTCATTACTTTTTCAGCCGCCTCCTCCGACGTTCCTGCACCCGAGTCGGCATTTCTGGCTAAATACGTCGCACGGAAGCCGCATCCCAGCCTTTTTTATTGAACGACCAAATGCATCCGTAACAATTCTGTTCTCACATGGCAATGCGGAAGATCTGGGGATGATTTATGATTGGTTCAACGACTTGGCGCGAGTGCTGAGAGTGAACATAATGGCCTACGACTACACCGGATACGGCAAGTCAAATGGTCACCCATCAGAAGAACAATGTTACCAAGATATTGAAGCCGCCTATCGATACTTGACAGAAGTTCGACGCCTTCAGCCTGAGCAAGTTGTCCTCTACGGTCGGTCTCTTGGCAGTGGTCCATCTTGCTATCTCGCGTCAAAAACGGCCAAAGAAGGGCGCTCGGTTGGCGGGGTTATTTTGCAATCGCCTTTGCTTTCTGCGTACCGCGTGGCTTTCAACTTTCGATTTACTATGGTGGGAGACAAGTTTCCAAATATCGACTTCGCATCGAAAATCGCTTGTCCAGTTTTTATCGTCCACGGAACACAGGACGAAGTGGTTCCGTTTTGGCACGGACAAGACTTATTCTTGGCTCTTAAACAGGAGTGGCGTGCCAAACCTTTTTGGGTGGACGGAGCGGGGCACAATAATATCGAAGCAATGTTGAGGTCGACTGGTACTTTTGTTGCCAAATTGATGGAATTTCTGGATTTGCACGTGGTGGCCCGCCGCGGGAAGATTGGACCGCCACTTGTGGTACCGGAGTGCGTTCCGATCGCTTTACGGGAATTGCAGGGAATGCTAGGGCGGGTTCGATAG
- a CDS encoding predicted protein, producing the protein MDKAEIIEKQLSAKLAELNLQQAKRNQHVDPTLERKNRELNSLLQSTQWNLEHVMKERDAMIRSLLNASGQTTAELKKLSIKERSAMISSFANSMKSSKATLDAMVSRVTTSEQDRIQCLKSNEKMEARLRALVRSKNCLETENCTLLKKIQSLTSQISESRAHAKKLLQSTRCSNEQEWRKREAAYVLTIDNLKRRIRKEDTMVPVELYKSAVEEARRLSLNVAKLQQQLNCLRSTTYGQPDKAPEKDSSGLASALESQKSRGSVSFATPKSRCLSLRMRHLSPTNDLSCSRPEQYIQPKIAVHKSLAPSEITVSRSRRRSKGSPQNGSDENTAPQQVPVIPSKTGYLPAAKFSFSPKRKADDRHEMRVKMVRAVGGRKGLQDKLKKVRSPRERPTPLKTKN; encoded by the exons ATGGACAAGGCTGAGATCATTGAGAAGCAGCTCTCGGCCAAGTTGGCCGAACTCAATCTTCAACAAGCTAAACGAAATCAGCATGTGGATCCAACCCTGGAGCGTAAGAACCGTGAACTAAATTCGCTGCTGCAGTCTACCCAGTGGAATCTCGAACACGTCATGAAGGAGAGAGATGCTATGATTCGTTCCTTGTTGAATGCTTCGGGGCAAACGACCGCAGAG CTCAAAAAACTTTCCATTAAGGAACGCTCAGCTATGATTAGTAGTTTCGCGAATTCGATGAAATCTTCGAAGGCTACTCTAGACGCAATGGTCAGCCGAGTTACCACATCAGAACAGGATCGCATCCAATGTTTGAAG TCCAACGAGAAAATGGAAGCTCGATTGAGAGCTCTTGTTCGTTCAAAAAATTGCCTTGAAACTGAAAACTGTACTCTACTTAAAAAGATCCAATCGCTCACGAGCCAAATTTCAGAGAGTCGAGCGCATGCGAAAAAACTTCTACAATCCACTCGGTGCTCGAACGAGCAGGAATGGCGGAAGCGGGAGGCCGCTTACGTACTAACAATTGATAATTTGAAAAGACGTATTCGAAAGGAAGACACAATGGTCCCTGTTGAGTTGTATAAGTCGGCCGTTGAAGAAGCCCGTCGCCTCTCTTTGAATGTTGCCAAgttgcagcagcaactgAATTGTTTGCGATCTACCACATACGGTCAACCAGATAAGGCACCGGAGAAAGATAGTTCCGGTTTGGCCTCGGCACTCGAATCACAGAAATCTCGTGGGAGTGTCTCCTTCGCGACGCCAAAAAGCCGCTGCTTGAGCCTAAGAATGCGACACTTATCGCCCACTAATGACTTATCGTGTTCTCGACCGGAGCAATACATACAGCCAAAAATAGCTGTACATAAATCGTTGGCACCAAGTGAAATCACTGTTTCTCGGTCCCGAAGAAGGAGCAAAGGGAGCCCTCAAAACGGCTCGGATGAAAACACCGCACCGCAGCAAGTTCCAGTGATACCTTCAAAAACTGGATATCTACCTGCTGCCAAATTTTCTTTTAGCCCTAAAAGAAAAGCGGATGACCGACACGAAATGCGAGTCAAAATGGTAAGGGCCGTCGGGGGTCGCAAAGGCTTGCAGGACAAGCTCAAAAAAGTGCGGTCCCCACGAGAACGTCCCACGCCTTTAAAAACTAAAAATTAA
- a CDS encoding predicted protein, with amino-acid sequence RDVIIFSTVRSNRQGRIGFLRDWRRMNVALTRAKAGLIVIGDLDTLREADLHWDAFGKWASSTRCVVDDFDSPEDEPSL; translated from the coding sequence CGAGATGTCATCATCTTTTCCACTGTCCGGTCGAACCGTCAAGGAAGGATTGGATTCCTACGCGATTGGAGACGAATGAATGTTGCACTTACTCGTGCCAAAGCAGGCTTGATTGTTATTGGCGATCTAGATACACTGCGAGAAGCCGACTTACACTGGGATGCGTTTGGAAAGTGGGCAAGTTCTACAAGGTGTGTTGTGGATGACTTCGATTCTCCAGAAGACGAACCTAGCCTATAG
- a CDS encoding predicted protein, whose translation MDVLVRVLAGNIVEPPAPPTPKTRHAAGTGTTTDRPVDRKIADEKLLSAKPQLTGKQKREAIETNNGHPRNTVWLLATNTSQAALVSVASCRASSVGVGISGKTSIRPSCWTHHYLTGRQHRERYRSIPYQEPCDGNASEHRLPVSPRLQSPYRDFVSPGREFIHFDEEEDNRATISRGLNKAASRRIKRGECPACGAKLFKNSMLGKKKTPLTIPGQSLNGRCLFCFPIVREIVGSHLDRYPDEPGKAVVPRFLSVPTDDTPDDGTVMSTITLDHHLGQFAQEGEKVAPPPRLPPPTYPPQQASQSDHMRWPPGTDRSTAPVLTPPASSRRRRSSFDNDEADENDRGPALPCRSVSPSRFSELDPLNSEFRANPMVAPLRRASNNFATFMDHDPQHESNSIQPRRVQPSSARARVEWDGYPLTVQSHQHSGGCLFPSPHPRPFWKSQPRTLQTSKEADDEKEEKSEIQSPAHAHDPPWQPSELKPKGSPREIVFDSSRSPYDPPEPASVNYNTLWQQMSKSTPIAHEEIVVDPNTLPLDDGNASALKQERKPIVDSADHRVRNGSDPGWEYSMASFAYHQDSISFQNSSFSFLSHTKSTSPQSATQTSPNLELAVSLEDIPPLVKTLRDDVPNTHESALRHLTATVWQCGNLARQAVIEAGGIPVWTMIVWQDMNDEAIQVAALDLIFAVAIGDCIDATYDYLANDTFDYAVDALLIMMQSLIHNEDVQTFGCRVLACLAGASGRNAKVNDGALSGAVLTVLRAIDSHKHSLSLREWGIRALYQQCALSKDMNSNRKALVEAKLDHNTSGLDVISYCLDEVGSNAVMAEWICNLYWCLSSSQEIAQIQVPATEPLLEMTNIVRKYQKSRGSVLLLQAALAAISNLCMLAENRKGLDTTEVVLLALEVLDFHQGCSSVAVEVCGLIASLLPTVRSTECIPAGSIQTLCSILEFPRDLKMNREALRALNAVLASSTLARKRLWETTSLSWLTEVSRLHCNSVEWQALSCVMLSNLLIANELDTGETEKWILSELYLIISRCTDALKVQEVGISILSKISKDETLSTLLDEESLKLVVDMMSKFPLSKIIQRKGSFLILNVARGPIILKHLSVAERCASSLVITLQNHLETSDIIGFACDAIWVLIHGSDMLKETVVTQGGIDALSCALVLHQNEVSILEKACGVLSCLSSRESHIQTVVNAQSVFNVVDAMRNNPNSASLTQYGCLLLKNVIVTSREQSILASGAISVVTAAMLKHPHESGMQREACSFLWAITSASGDCKSKVLALDAVSLLMTALSSDKKDVQDAARGAFNTIALTSNESLSAV comes from the exons ATGGATGTCCTTGTG CGAGTGCTCGCTGGAAACATAGTGGAACCCCCCGCCCCTCCCACCCCGAAAACACGACACGCCGCCGGCACCGGAACGACCACCGATAGGCCGGTCGACAGGAAAATTGCGGACGAAAAGTTGCTTTCGGCAAAACCCCAATTGACTGGGAAACAGAAGCGTGAGGCTATCGAAACAAACAACGGTCATCCGCGGAACACAGTGTGGCTACTAGCGACCAATACATCACAAGCCGCGCTCGTTTCCGTTGCCTCGTGCCGAGCCAGCTCGGTGGGCGTCGGAATCTCTGGGAAGACAAGCATTCGTCCGAGCTGCTGGACACACCACTACCTGACAGGCAGGCAACACCGTGAGCGCTACCGTTCCATTCCGTAC CAAGAACCTTGTGATGGAAATGCTAGCGAACATCGACTGCCGGTATCGCCTCGGCTACAATCGCCGTACCGAGATTTCGTGTCGCCAGGTCGGGAATTCATCCATttcgacgaggaagaagacaacaGAGCGACGATTTCCCGAGGCTTGAACAAGGCAGCATCGCGTCGGATCAAACGAGGAGAATGCCCCGCTTGTGGAGCCAAACTTTTCAAAAATAGTATGCTGggcaagaagaagactccCTTGACCATTCCGGGGCAATCATTGAACGGTCGCTGTCTATTTTGCTTTCCTATTGTCCGAGAAATCGTCGGATCACACTTGGATCGGTATCCGGACGAACCAGGCAAAGCGGTCGTGCCTCGATTTCTGTCGGTCCCCACTGACGATACTCCCGACGATGGTACCGTCATGTCTACCATTACACTCGATCATCATCTAGGACAATTTGCGCAAGAAGGCGAAAAGGTCGCCCCTCCACCCCGACTACCTCCACCGACCTACCCTCCGCAACAGGCTTCCCAGAGTGATCACATGCGCTGGCCGCCTGGGACCGACCGCAGTACAGCTCCCGTACTTACACCACCTGCTTCATCGCGAAGACGTAGATCGAGCTTTGACAATGATGAAGCTGACGAAAACGATCGAGGGCCGGCACTACCCTGCCGATCAGTGAGTCCGTCACGGTTTAGTGAGCTCGACCCGTTGAATTCGGAGTTCCGGGCTAATCCAATGGTCGCACCGTTACGGAGAGCCTCGAATAATTTCGCTACGTTCATGGATCACGACCCACAGCACGAGTCCAACAGCATCCAACCCCGTCGAGTACAACCCAGTTCCGCCCGTGCACGGGTGGAATGGGACGGCTACCCCCTCACTGTTCAGTCACACCAGCATAGCGGAGGGTGCTTATTCCCGAGTCCACATCCTCGCCCATTCTGGAAAAGTCAACCCCGAACTCTACAGACCAGTAaagaagccgacgacgagaagGAGGAAAAATCGGAGATTCAATCACCTGCCCATGCGCATGATCCCCCGTGGCAACCATCCGAGCTGAAGCCAAAAGGGAGTCCCCGGGAAATTGTTTTTGATTCGTCCCGGAGTCCCTACGACCCTCCCGAACCGGCTAGCGTGAACTACAACACCCTATGGCAACAAATGTCGAAGTCTACGCCCATCGCTCATGAAGAAATTGTAGTCGACCCAAACACATTGCCTTTGGATGATGGTAACGCATCTGCTTTGAAGCAAGAAAGGAAACCAATCGTTGACAGCGCCGACCATAGAGTTCGGAACGGCAGTGACCCTGGGTGGGAATATTCTATGGCCTCGTTTGCCTACCATCAGGATTCTATCTCCTTCCAAAATAGCAGTTTTAGTTTTCTGTCGCACACGAAGTCAACATCGCCACAGTCCGCCACCCAAACTTCACCTAATTTGGAATTGGCAGTATCGTTGGAGGACATTCCTCCCTTGGTAAAGACTTTGCGTGATGATGTACCCAACACGCACGAATCGGCGTTGCGGCACTTAACTGCGACCGTTTGGCAGTGCGGGAACTTGGCCCGTCAAGCAGTGATTGAAGCAGGTGGCATTCCAGTTTGGACCATGATTGTTTGGCAAGATATGAACGACGAGGCCATCCAAGTGGCTGCGCTCGACCTAATTTTCGCCGTGGCAATTGGAGATTGCATTGATGCCACTTACGATTATTTGGCCAATGATACGTTTGATTATGCTGTAGATGCCTTGCTTATTATGATGCAATCACTAATTCACAACGAAGATGTCCAGACTTTTGGCTGTCGAGTGCTGGCCTGTTTGGCAGGTGCTTCCGGTCGTAACGCTAAAGTCAACGACGGGGCTTTGTCAGGTGCGGTGCTTACTGTCTTGCGAGCAATTGATTCCCACAAGCATTCCTTGTCTCTTCGGGAGTGGGGAATCCGTGCATTGTATCAGCAGTGTGCGTTGTCGAAAGACATGAATAGCAACAGAAAAGCGTTAGTGGAAGCGAAGCTGGACCACAATACAAGTGGACTAGACGTGATCTCGTATTGCTTGGACGAGGTGGGGTCAAATGCTGTCATGGCTGAATGGATATGCAATCTTTATTGGTGTCTTTCTTCAAGTCAAGAGATCGCCCAGATTCAAGTACCGGCGACAGAACCGCTATTGGAAATGACGAATATCGTACGAAAATATCAGAAGAGCCGAGGGTCGGTACTGCTTCTACAGGCGGCGCTAGCAGCTATTTCAAATCTATGCATGCTTGCGGAAAATCGGAAAGGTCTAGATACCACTGAGGTGGTTCTCCTTGCTTTGGAGGTGCTCGATTTTCATCAAGGATGCTCCAGTGTCGCTGTGGAGGTGTGCGGTCTCATAGCGAGTCTCCTTCCTACAGTACGAAGCACAGAATGCATCCCCGCAGGATCTATTCAGACCCTGTGTTCAATCTTGGAGTTCCCTCGAGATTTAAAGATGAACAGAGAAGCCCTACGAGCATTGAATGCTGTGTTGGCTTCTTCTACTCTTGCACGAAAGCGTCTTTGGGAGACGACGTCGCTATCCTGGCTCACAGAGGTCTCCCGTCTTCATTGCAATTCGGTCGAATGGCAGGCATTGAGTTGTGTCATGCTTTCAAATCTGTTAATTGCGAATGAATTGGACACAGGCGAAACAGAGAAGTGGATTCTCTCTGAGCTGTATTTGATAATATCGCGGTGTACCGATGCACTAAAAGTCCAGGAGGTGGGAATTAGTATCCTTTCAAAAATTTCGAAAGATGAGACCCTTTCGACACTGTTGGACGAGGAAAGTTTGAAGCTGGTTGTTGATATGATGTCGAAGTTTCCGCTCTCAAAAATTATACAGAGAAAAGGCTCCTTCCTCATCTTGAACGTAGCCCGTGGTCCCATAATACTCAAGCACTTGTCAGTCGCAGAGCGATGCGCGAGCTCACTAGTTATTACACTGCAAAACCATCTTGAAACGTCCGATATTATCGGATTCGCTTGCGATGCTATTTGGGTACTTATCCACGGTTCCGACATGCTTAAGGAAACCGTTGTAACACAAGGTGGCATTGATGCTCTGTCTTGCGCTCTGGTGTTGCATCAAAACGAAGTTagtattttggaaaaggcttGCGGTGTACTGTCATGCTTGAGCTCAAGAGAGTCTCATATTCAAACAGTGGTCAACGCACAGAGTGTTTTTAACGTTGTTGATGCTATGCGGAACAACCCTAATTCCGCTTCACTTACTCAGTATGGATGTTTGTTGCTAAAAAATGTCATCGTTACAAGCAGGGAGCAGTCAATATTGGCCTCTGGTGCAATTAGTGTTGTAACTGCGGCAATGTTGAAGCATCCCCACGAGAGTGGCATGCAAAGAGAAGCATGCAGTTTTCTCTGGGCCATTACGTCGGCATCAGGCGACTGTAAATCGAAAGTGCTCGCATTGGATGCGGTATCCCTTTTGATGACGGCGCTATCAAGTGATAAAAAGGATGTTCAAGACGCCGCTCGTGGCGCCTTCAATACTATTGCTCTCACATCCAATGAGAGTCTTTCTGCTGTATAA